A stretch of the Rhizobium sullae genome encodes the following:
- a CDS encoding aminoglycoside phosphotransferase family protein: MVDEPEIPLEGGADSRVVRVGQTVRRDGRAWSPAVLDLLQHVEREGFAGAPRVHGFDDQGREVLTYIEGEVGQGAGFIPDEGGRFDVRLPDYVWRDDVLVHLGALVRAYHDAAAGFPWAGREWRLKARQPVETVCHNDLTPWNTVFRAGLPVAFIDWDAAAPGPRAWDLGFIAWRWVPFWRDAKCRAHGLPTGVAEKARRFRLLVHAYGLEPEIGVVHAGIERVRHLQEHMLKLVADGSEWEVELARRGVLDEAALEIAWIEEHAAALAGS; this comes from the coding sequence ATGGTTGATGAGCCCGAGATTCCCCTCGAAGGCGGTGCGGACTCGAGAGTCGTTCGAGTCGGTCAGACAGTCCGGCGCGACGGTCGCGCTTGGTCGCCCGCCGTCCTTGATCTGTTGCAACACGTTGAGCGTGAAGGATTTGCCGGGGCCCCACGTGTGCATGGCTTTGACGACCAAGGGCGAGAGGTTCTGACCTACATCGAGGGAGAGGTCGGCCAAGGTGCCGGGTTTATCCCCGACGAAGGCGGCCGCTTCGATGTCCGTCTCCCGGACTATGTCTGGCGCGATGACGTGCTCGTTCATCTTGGCGCGCTCGTACGGGCCTATCACGATGCCGCGGCCGGCTTTCCGTGGGCTGGCCGCGAATGGCGCTTAAAGGCTCGGCAGCCTGTCGAGACGGTTTGTCACAACGATCTCACGCCATGGAATACTGTCTTTCGAGCGGGCCTGCCGGTGGCTTTCATCGATTGGGACGCCGCGGCGCCAGGGCCTCGCGCGTGGGACCTCGGATTCATCGCCTGGCGTTGGGTGCCGTTCTGGCGCGACGCGAAGTGTCGAGCACATGGGCTCCCGACCGGCGTTGCCGAAAAGGCCCGCCGCTTTCGCTTGCTGGTTCACGCGTACGGGCTCGAGCCAGAGATTGGCGTCGTGCACGCGGGAATCGAGCGGGTGCGGCACTTGCAGGAACACATGTTGAAGCTCGTCGCTGACGGTTCTGAGTGGGAGGTGGAACTCGCTCGTCGCGGTGTGCTCGACGAGGCAGCGCTTGAGATCGCCTGGATTGAGGAGCACGCTGCAGCGCTTGCGGGGTCGTGA
- a CDS encoding VOC family protein, producing MTHEPGKRPLFRKLDNHLLHVSDLDAAIAFYGGRLGQALVWRDDEAAGFALPETDAELVVHLHIGPETDILVDDVDEAFEEFLAAGGEAVQPPFEIAVGRCARIRDPFGNIVVILDQSKGTLVTDGKLRVTGVKRASNHA from the coding sequence ATGACGCACGAGCCTGGAAAAAGACCATTATTCCGCAAGCTCGACAATCATCTCCTGCACGTGAGTGATCTCGATGCAGCCATAGCTTTTTATGGGGGTCGGCTCGGTCAAGCCCTGGTTTGGCGCGACGATGAAGCCGCCGGCTTTGCGCTCCCGGAAACCGACGCGGAACTGGTTGTCCATCTTCATATCGGTCCCGAGACCGACATCCTGGTCGATGACGTGGACGAGGCGTTTGAGGAGTTCTTGGCCGCGGGCGGAGAGGCTGTGCAACCGCCATTCGAAATCGCGGTCGGACGATGCGCCAGAATCCGCGATCCCTTCGGCAACATAGTTGTGATCTTGGACCAATCGAAAGGGACGTTGGTCACGGACGGGAAGCTGCGTGTCACCGGTGTCAAGCGGGCCAGTAACCACGCGTGA
- a CDS encoding aldo/keto reductase, with translation MEKRILGQGLEVSALGFGCMGLNFSYGHALSNADSVKLIRDAVDHGVTFFDTAEVYGPFTNEEIVGEALRPVRDQVVIATKFGFKIEDGKQTGLDSRPEHIKEVAEASLKRLGIDAIDLLYQHRVDPKVPIEDVAGAVRDLIAEGKVKHFGLSEPGAQTARRAHAVQPVTALQNEYSLWTRGPETNGILEACEELGIGLVAYSPLGKGFLTGAIGKDSKIAENDFRKLLPRFTPEAMEKNQALIDLIKRVGEAGNMTPAQIALAWLLAQKPWIVPIPGTTKLHRLEENLAAAAVKLSTGELAELDDAAAKIQVEGDRYPERLMKMTGL, from the coding sequence ATGGAAAAGCGCATTCTCGGCCAGGGCCTTGAGGTGTCAGCCCTGGGTTTTGGCTGCATGGGCCTGAATTTCAGCTACGGCCATGCCCTCAGCAACGCCGACAGCGTCAAGCTCATCCGCGACGCCGTCGATCATGGCGTAACCTTCTTTGACACGGCCGAGGTCTACGGCCCTTTCACCAACGAAGAGATCGTCGGCGAGGCGCTGCGTCCGGTTCGCGACCAAGTCGTCATCGCCACGAAGTTCGGCTTCAAGATCGAAGACGGCAAGCAGACGGGCCTGGACAGCCGCCCTGAACACATCAAGGAGGTCGCCGAGGCGTCCTTGAAGCGTCTTGGCATCGATGCCATTGACCTTCTCTATCAGCACCGCGTCGATCCCAAGGTTCCGATCGAGGATGTCGCAGGTGCCGTAAGAGACTTGATCGCCGAGGGGAAGGTCAAGCATTTCGGCCTTTCGGAACCCGGCGCGCAAACAGCCCGGCGCGCGCATGCCGTGCAGCCGGTAACGGCGCTGCAGAATGAATACTCACTTTGGACGCGCGGCCCCGAGACGAATGGCATCCTGGAGGCCTGCGAGGAGCTCGGGATCGGTCTCGTTGCCTACAGCCCTCTCGGGAAGGGATTCCTGACGGGGGCGATAGGCAAGGACAGCAAGATCGCCGAGAACGACTTCCGCAAGCTTCTGCCGCGCTTCACGCCCGAAGCCATGGAGAAGAACCAGGCGCTGATCGATCTTATCAAGCGCGTCGGCGAGGCCGGGAACATGACCCCGGCCCAGATCGCGCTTGCGTGGCTCCTCGCGCAGAAGCCGTGGATCGTGCCGATCCCCGGCACCACGAAGCTGCATCGCCTCGAGGAAAATCTCGCCGCCGCAGCCGTCAAGCTGTCGACTGGCGAACTTGCCGAACTCGATGACGCGGCCGCCAAGATACAGGTCGAGGGTGACCGCTATCCCGAGCGGCTGATGAAGATGACGGGTCTCTAA
- a CDS encoding flavodoxin: MQIQIPRRKFLKALSLAAADLAAPAENNASQARSGSSGTLVAYFSRTGNTKLIARQIRGARGATLFEINPGNPYPEDYVETVAQASQETGAGYLPPLKTSVADVRRYDTIYLGFPIWGMTAPPVVRSFLRGHDLSGKIIHPFITHGGYGLGDSIDIVRSIAPGADVRPAFSMEADQERRTLEQVTGWLSG, translated from the coding sequence ATGCAGATCCAAATTCCACGGCGCAAGTTCCTGAAAGCTCTGTCCCTTGCCGCGGCCGACCTTGCGGCGCCTGCCGAGAACAACGCATCGCAGGCGCGGTCCGGCTCCAGCGGAACCTTGGTCGCCTATTTCTCGCGGACCGGAAACACGAAGCTCATTGCGCGTCAGATCCGCGGGGCAAGGGGTGCGACGCTGTTCGAAATCAATCCCGGCAACCCCTACCCCGAGGACTATGTCGAGACGGTCGCCCAGGCCAGCCAAGAGACGGGGGCCGGATACCTTCCGCCCCTGAAAACCAGCGTGGCGGACGTGCGACGATACGACACCATCTATCTTGGCTTCCCGATCTGGGGAATGACGGCCCCACCTGTCGTCCGTTCCTTCCTACGGGGACATGACCTTTCCGGAAAGATCATCCACCCTTTCATAACGCACGGAGGATACGGCCTCGGAGATAGCATCGACATCGTCAGGTCGATTGCTCCCGGCGCCGACGTCCGGCCCGCCTTCTCGATGGAGGCGGACCAGGAACGGCGGACCCTGGAACAGGTGACAGGCTGGCTGAGCGGCTAG
- a CDS encoding MarR family winged helix-turn-helix transcriptional regulator: MDEDVLSTPGHLISLAARGFARLSESRLKPLGFGVGHLPVLVALKNGNASTQRDLARFAKVEQPPMAQMLARMERDGLIQRTPDPVDGRSSHVVLTEYAQARMPEATAALFQGNREALNGFTSAETEQLVTLLTRLIANLDQIASVSPP, encoded by the coding sequence ATGGACGAGGATGTGCTTTCCACACCGGGGCATCTCATCAGCCTCGCGGCGAGAGGGTTCGCCCGCCTGAGCGAGTCACGCCTCAAACCGCTTGGCTTCGGCGTCGGACATTTACCGGTACTCGTCGCGCTGAAAAACGGCAACGCGAGCACGCAACGCGACCTTGCGCGCTTCGCCAAGGTGGAGCAGCCACCGATGGCGCAAATGCTCGCTCGCATGGAGCGGGATGGCTTGATCCAACGAACACCTGATCCGGTTGATGGTCGAAGCAGCCACGTAGTGCTGACAGAGTACGCGCAAGCACGCATGCCCGAGGCAACGGCGGCCTTGTTTCAAGGCAATCGTGAGGCATTGAACGGCTTCACCAGCGCGGAAACGGAACAGCTCGTCACCCTGCTTACTCGGTTGATCGCGAATTTGGATCAAATTGCGAGTGTTTCGCCGCCATAG
- a CDS encoding nuclear transport factor 2 family protein, whose protein sequence is MSEIDTQVIKLIYDRFNARDIDGILAVLTDDVAWANGMEGGHVHGREAVRDYWTRQWAIVSPHVEPVAFQRMKDGALAVEVIQNVYDLNGQPLEDQTHGLKDKTLLHVFHMKGDRIARFDIRDAS, encoded by the coding sequence ATGTCGGAAATCGATACTCAAGTTATCAAGCTCATCTATGATCGCTTCAATGCGCGCGACATCGACGGGATACTTGCCGTGCTTACTGATGATGTTGCTTGGGCCAACGGCATGGAAGGTGGCCATGTTCACGGGCGTGAGGCAGTTCGTGACTATTGGACACGTCAATGGGCTATCGTGAGTCCACATGTAGAGCCGGTGGCATTTCAGCGCATGAAAGATGGTGCATTAGCCGTCGAGGTGATCCAGAACGTATACGATCTCAATGGCCAGCCGCTGGAGGATCAAACCCACGGTCTCAAAGACAAAACACTGCTTCACGTCTTCCATATGAAGGGTGACAGGATCGCACGCTTTGATATCCGGGATGCCAGTTAG
- a CDS encoding (R)-mandelonitrile lyase: protein MNKIAATVAISALAATGVEAQEPRARVAPPVVYDVAPGLGHFTDDVLFGEVWERGELPPRDRSLVTVATLISTGKAAQIGSHVRRALDNDVAPDEIGELITQLAFYAGWPNAISAVTETKKVFDERDIAPVGNSAAARIELEAAAETARAAAVNANVAPTAPTLADLTNRVLFGDLWRRPDLSARDRSLVTMAALIAIGQPEQLPFHTNRAMDNGLTRAEASEVVTHVAFYAGWPRAMSAVPVLQRIFDSRGNALQRSAAQSAASGDLKITRANQGSAKASKQHFTGEVETSGFYQGDAPARIGGATVSFSAGARTAWHTHPLGQTLFIISGQGWVQEEGGPIEKVGPGDVVWIPPLAKHWHGASADEAMTHFAVAESLNGSAVTWMEKVSDEDYGKGRQID, encoded by the coding sequence ATGAACAAGATCGCAGCCACCGTCGCCATCTCCGCTCTCGCCGCGACGGGCGTCGAAGCACAGGAACCCCGTGCACGCGTCGCTCCGCCGGTCGTGTATGACGTTGCTCCCGGCCTCGGCCATTTCACCGACGACGTTCTCTTCGGGGAGGTTTGGGAACGGGGCGAGCTTCCGCCGCGCGACCGCAGTCTTGTCACCGTCGCCACCCTGATCTCGACCGGCAAGGCAGCGCAGATCGGCAGCCACGTCCGCCGGGCGCTCGACAACGACGTCGCGCCGGACGAGATCGGCGAACTGATCACGCAGCTCGCCTTCTACGCTGGCTGGCCGAACGCGATATCGGCCGTGACCGAGACGAAGAAGGTGTTCGATGAGCGCGACATCGCTCCGGTGGGAAACAGCGCTGCTGCCCGTATCGAACTGGAAGCCGCTGCCGAGACGGCACGTGCGGCTGCCGTCAACGCGAACGTGGCACCTACGGCTCCGACGCTCGCGGACCTCACCAATCGTGTCCTGTTCGGCGATCTGTGGCGGCGGCCGGATCTCAGCGCCCGCGACCGCAGCCTTGTGACGATGGCGGCCCTGATCGCGATCGGTCAGCCCGAGCAGCTCCCTTTCCATACCAACCGCGCCATGGACAACGGCCTGACCCGCGCCGAAGCATCCGAGGTCGTAACGCATGTCGCATTCTATGCCGGTTGGCCAAGGGCGATGTCGGCCGTGCCCGTCCTTCAGCGAATATTCGACAGCCGCGGCAATGCCCTGCAAAGGTCCGCCGCGCAATCCGCGGCATCGGGCGACCTGAAGATCACGCGGGCCAACCAAGGCAGCGCGAAGGCTTCGAAGCAGCACTTTACTGGAGAAGTCGAGACCTCGGGCTTCTACCAGGGCGACGCACCAGCCCGGATCGGTGGGGCGACCGTTTCCTTTTCGGCGGGTGCGCGCACGGCCTGGCACACGCATCCGCTGGGACAGACCCTCTTCATCATATCCGGCCAGGGCTGGGTACAGGAGGAGGGCGGACCAATCGAGAAGGTCGGCCCCGGCGACGTCGTTTGGATTCCGCCTCTGGCCAAACACTGGCACGGCGCCTCGGCAGACGAGGCGATGACCCATTTCGCCGTCGCCGAATCCTTGAACGGCAGTGCCGTCACCTGGATGGAGAAGGTATCCGACGAAGACTACGGCAAGGGACGCCAGATCGACTGA